From Candidatus Ozemobacteraceae bacterium, a single genomic window includes:
- the msrA gene encoding peptide-methionine (S)-S-oxide reductase MsrA: protein MASTAPAQPSGERATAVFAGGCFWCVEAVFAELRGVETVTSGYTGGSTASPTYEAVCTGTTGHAEAARITFDPAVISYEELLKVFFSVHDPTTPNRQGNDVGTQYRSAIFFLDEAQKETAERVMAELRTSGAFGAPIVTELAPLTVFYPAEAYHQNYYAGNSGQPYCSSVIGPKLAKFRHLFKDRLKRPENTNR, encoded by the coding sequence ATGGCTTCGACCGCTCCTGCGCAACCGTCCGGAGAGCGCGCGACGGCCGTTTTTGCCGGCGGCTGTTTCTGGTGCGTCGAAGCGGTTTTCGCTGAACTGCGCGGCGTCGAGACCGTGACGAGCGGCTACACCGGCGGCTCTACGGCGTCGCCCACGTATGAAGCCGTCTGCACCGGCACGACCGGCCACGCCGAGGCCGCACGCATCACGTTCGACCCGGCGGTCATTTCTTACGAGGAACTCCTGAAGGTCTTTTTCTCCGTCCACGACCCAACCACGCCCAACCGCCAGGGAAACGACGTCGGCACCCAGTATCGGTCGGCGATTTTCTTTCTCGACGAGGCCCAGAAAGAGACCGCCGAGCGCGTCATGGCCGAACTTCGCACGTCGGGCGCGTTCGGAGCGCCGATCGTCACGGAGCTGGCCCCCCTCACCGTTTTCTATCCCGCCGAAGCATATCATCAGAATTACTACGCGGGCAACAGCGGCCAACCCTACTGCAGTTCCGTCATCGGCCCCAAGCTCGCCAAGTTCCGCCATCTGTTCAAAGACCGGCTCAAACGCCCCGAAAACACCAATCGTTGA
- a CDS encoding MBL fold metallo-hydrolase: protein MFRLKFIGVGSAFTTREYYQSNLLVIAESGKKLLIDCGSQAQFALEELGITNANASSEIDGVYISHLHADHIGSLEWLALVTYFHPAHKRPKLFGVQNVLSDLWNKSLRGGLETLEGKIANLTDYFECHPVRGNSSFTWEGIRFTPVQTVHIVSGMMIQHSYGLLIQEEGGGPRIFFSADTQFAPYQMRKFYESVDLIFHDCETAPFKSGVHAHYEDLKTLPAAVKAKMWLYHYQPNPPQDAEADGFLGFARKAQEFLIQKVVPEKEKDIAA from the coding sequence ATGTTCCGTCTCAAGTTCATCGGCGTGGGAAGCGCCTTCACCACGCGGGAATACTACCAGTCCAACCTGCTCGTCATCGCCGAATCCGGCAAAAAACTGCTGATCGACTGCGGCTCCCAGGCTCAGTTCGCCCTCGAGGAGCTCGGCATCACCAATGCCAACGCGTCGTCGGAAATCGACGGGGTCTATATCTCGCACCTGCACGCCGACCATATCGGCTCGCTCGAGTGGCTGGCCCTCGTGACCTACTTCCACCCCGCGCACAAGCGCCCCAAGCTGTTCGGCGTTCAGAACGTGCTGTCCGACCTGTGGAACAAGAGCCTGCGCGGCGGTCTCGAAACGCTCGAAGGCAAGATCGCGAACCTCACAGACTATTTCGAGTGCCACCCCGTCCGCGGCAACTCCTCGTTCACGTGGGAGGGCATCCGGTTCACGCCCGTGCAGACCGTTCACATCGTGTCCGGCATGATGATCCAGCACAGTTACGGCCTCCTCATTCAAGAGGAAGGCGGCGGCCCGCGCATTTTCTTCTCGGCCGACACTCAGTTCGCGCCCTACCAGATGCGGAAGTTCTACGAGTCCGTCGATCTGATCTTCCACGACTGCGAGACCGCCCCCTTCAAGTCCGGCGTCCACGCGCATTACGAAGACCTGAAAACCCTGCCGGCCGCCGTGAAGGCGAAGATGTGGCTCTACCACTACCAGCCCAACCCGCCCCAGGACGCGGAAGCCGACGGGTTCCTGGGCTTCGCCAGAAAAGCCCAGGAATTCCTCATCCAGAAGGTCGTCCCTGAAAAAGAAAAAGATATCGCCGCCTGA
- a CDS encoding PfaD family polyunsaturated fatty acid/polyketide biosynthesis protein: MPIPTSCTSDSWAWWLGDPATLAGSEDAFREHLFRIHRPVFAVERDGALHATHDGGVLHGATAASQSGTLKLRGILPPVRLENLGDASFCADLGIRYPYICGSMAQGISSPAIAEALGRNGMLGFIGAAGQSPKDVEAAIDRMQSIQPAVPYGFNLIHSPNEPDLEAAIVDLYLRRGIRLIEASAFLNVTLPLVRYRVSGIRQEADGRIVTPNRVIGKISRVEVATKFFSPPPAKLLQELVARGDITPEQAGLAAQIPIAQDLTAEADSGGHTDNRPAVTLLPTILALRDQLQAQFNYPMPLRVGMGGGIATPASAAAALAMGAAYLVTGSVNQACIESGTSDAARLMLCQAGQADTAMAPAGDMFEMGVTVQVLKRGTMFAMRAAKLYELYKANAGLHTIADADRANLEKNIFKNTLEGVWASTREFFLKRDPAQVQRAERDPKHLMALVFRWYLGLSSRWAVAGDPARTVDFQIWCGPAMGAFNEWAKGTFFEKPQNRRVVDVAFNLLFGAAVTGRLAALRAQGVHLPLEIAQVRPLPIDTIATYIQ, from the coding sequence ATGCCGATTCCGACCAGTTGCACAAGCGATTCATGGGCCTGGTGGCTCGGAGACCCCGCCACGCTGGCCGGAAGCGAGGATGCGTTCAGAGAGCACCTGTTCCGCATCCATCGTCCCGTGTTCGCGGTCGAGCGCGACGGCGCCCTCCATGCGACCCATGACGGCGGCGTTCTCCACGGCGCGACGGCCGCGAGCCAGTCCGGCACCCTGAAACTCCGGGGCATACTCCCGCCCGTCAGGCTCGAGAATCTCGGCGACGCTTCGTTCTGCGCCGACCTCGGGATCAGATATCCATATATCTGCGGCTCTATGGCACAGGGCATCAGCTCGCCCGCGATCGCGGAAGCCCTCGGCCGCAACGGCATGCTCGGCTTCATCGGTGCCGCCGGCCAGTCGCCGAAGGACGTCGAGGCGGCGATCGACCGCATGCAGAGCATCCAGCCGGCCGTTCCCTACGGTTTCAATCTCATCCACAGTCCCAACGAGCCAGACCTGGAAGCGGCGATCGTCGATCTGTATCTGCGGCGCGGCATCCGGCTGATCGAGGCGTCGGCGTTCCTGAACGTGACCCTTCCGCTCGTTCGATACCGCGTCAGCGGCATCAGGCAGGAAGCCGACGGCCGGATCGTCACCCCCAACCGCGTGATCGGCAAGATCTCACGGGTGGAAGTCGCCACCAAGTTTTTCTCCCCGCCCCCGGCGAAACTTCTCCAGGAGCTTGTCGCGCGCGGCGACATCACCCCCGAGCAGGCGGGGCTTGCGGCGCAGATTCCGATCGCGCAGGACCTCACGGCTGAAGCCGATTCCGGCGGCCACACCGACAACCGTCCGGCGGTCACCCTGCTTCCCACGATCCTCGCTCTGCGGGACCAGCTCCAGGCCCAGTTCAACTACCCGATGCCTCTGCGGGTCGGGATGGGAGGCGGCATTGCGACGCCGGCTTCCGCGGCGGCGGCTCTGGCGATGGGCGCGGCGTATCTCGTGACCGGCTCGGTGAACCAGGCATGCATCGAGTCGGGCACCTCCGACGCGGCGCGCCTGATGCTGTGCCAGGCCGGCCAGGCCGACACGGCGATGGCGCCGGCCGGCGACATGTTCGAGATGGGCGTCACGGTCCAGGTTCTCAAGCGCGGCACGATGTTCGCCATGCGCGCGGCCAAACTGTACGAACTGTATAAAGCCAACGCAGGCCTGCACACGATCGCCGACGCGGACCGGGCGAACCTGGAAAAAAATATCTTTAAAAATACATTGGAAGGGGTCTGGGCGTCCACCCGCGAGTTTTTCCTCAAGCGCGACCCGGCGCAGGTGCAGCGCGCCGAGCGCGACCCCAAGCACCTGATGGCGCTGGTGTTCCGATGGTATCTCGGCCTCTCGTCGCGATGGGCCGTCGCGGGCGATCCGGCTCGCACCGTCGATTTCCAGATCTGGTGCGGACCGGCAATGGGCGCGTTCAACGAGTGGGCGAAGGGCACCTTCTTCGAGAAACCCCAGAACCGCCGCGTCGTCGACGTGGCGTTCAACCTGCTGTTCGGCGCCGCCGTCACCGGAAGGCTCGCCGCCCTGCGCGCCCAGGGCGTCCATCTTCCTCTGGAAATCGCGCAGGTCCGGCCGCTGCCGATCGACACTATTGCTACATATATTCAATAA
- a CDS encoding 4'-phosphopantetheinyl transferase superfamily protein, producing the protein MNLEVWQAFLPFPAETVSRLTDHLNDAERDRAGRFVNPDVGERFRCARGLLRHVLGRRLGLPARDLRFAVEPGGRPYLESASGETPPAFSLSHSHDCIAIAIADAGLVGIDVEKRRAGTPMDAIIHRFFKPAEHEAWEALPEAEREPAFLRLWTRKEAILKALGLGLTGLEKLTISLEDGVLRPVLTLDGDPQAPARWWCTSWIPAPGYLATLAATGAPAPFHPHPWPPSDTASKRGE; encoded by the coding sequence ATGAATCTCGAGGTCTGGCAGGCCTTCCTGCCGTTTCCCGCCGAGACCGTTTCGCGGCTGACCGACCATCTGAACGACGCGGAGCGGGACCGGGCCGGCCGGTTCGTGAACCCTGACGTCGGCGAGCGTTTTCGCTGCGCGCGAGGCCTTCTGCGCCACGTGCTCGGCAGGCGTCTCGGCCTGCCCGCCCGCGATCTTCGCTTCGCCGTGGAACCGGGCGGCAGACCGTATCTGGAAAGCGCATCCGGCGAGACGCCCCCGGCGTTCAGCCTGTCGCACAGTCACGATTGTATCGCGATAGCTATAGCCGACGCGGGGCTCGTCGGGATCGACGTCGAAAAACGCCGTGCCGGAACCCCGATGGATGCCATCATCCACCGCTTCTTCAAACCCGCCGAGCATGAAGCGTGGGAGGCCCTTCCCGAGGCCGAGCGTGAGCCGGCCTTCCTGCGCCTCTGGACGCGAAAAGAAGCCATCCTGAAAGCCCTCGGTCTCGGTCTCACGGGCCTCGAGAAGCTCACCATCAGCCTCGAAGACGGAGTCCTTCGCCCCGTCCTCACCCTCGACGGCGACCCGCAGGCTCCCGCCCGCTGGTGGTGCACCTCCTGGATCCCAGCCCCGGGCTACCTTGCCACCCTGGCCGCAACCGGAGCCCCTGCCCCGTTCCATCCCCACCCATGGCCCCCGTCAGACACCGCATCGAAACGCGGCGAATAA